A stretch of Syntrophus gentianae DNA encodes these proteins:
- a CDS encoding 4Fe-4S dicluster domain-containing protein: protein RCPMDAIISAKKQVHIIEQDKCIRCGACFAACPPQFSAITKLVGEAVPPPPPEGQRDVVKKGKEATA from the coding sequence CGCTGCCCGATGGATGCGATCATCAGCGCGAAGAAGCAGGTTCATATCATTGAGCAGGATAAGTGTATCCGTTGCGGAGCCTGCTTTGCCGCCTGCCCGCCCCAGTTCAGCGCGATTACGAAGCTGGTCGGCGAGGCTGTTCCCCCGCCTCCGCCGGAAGGTCAGCGGGACGTCGTCAAAAAGGGCAAGGAAGCGACGGCATAA
- a CDS encoding cytoplasmic protein, producing MKLGLTEEEKDYVKISYISNHFEVNFGKNRTKSREYNTVEEMMEEFQENKIERADFDDKAHLMFNLAFGK from the coding sequence ATGAAATTGGGATTAACGGAAGAAGAAAAAGATTATGTAAAAATTAGCTATATTTCTAACCACTTTGAGGTAAATTTCGGCAAAAACAGGACCAAGTCAAGAGAATACAACACTGTGGAAGAGATGATGGAAGAATTTCAAGAGAATAAAATTGAAAGAGCAGATTTCGATGATAAAGCTCATCTTATGTTTAATCTTGCCTTTGGCAAATAA
- the glp gene encoding molybdopterin molybdotransferase MoeA, producing the protein MNFMSIGLKEALHLTLKSIAPLPAENVSLIDSVDRVAAADLYARVDSPSMDSSRKDGYAVISHEVAEATVENPVRLQVLGFMAAGGENDIQVKPGTTVRVLTGARIPEGADAVVAEEYVKKGNSDVLIEYIAEPKNILKRGSDVARGKCILQTGQQISPVTAGLLAAAGHSRIPVFRNPVVGILGTGDEIVKPGEPLTEGKLYASNIMTLAGWCRRHGMKSRVDIVRDDPVSLFRALTTLADETDAIITSGGAWVGDHDLVAQVLEELGWEKVFHRIRMGPGKAVGFGMLNKKPVFLLAGGPPSNLMGFLQIALPGILALSGHANPGLPRISATLASDITEGDPDWTDFFFGTLECKEGLPSFNPMEKRSRLNSLAEATAVASIPEGQDALPAGSVLPVQLLI; encoded by the coding sequence ATGAACTTTATGTCTATCGGTCTTAAAGAGGCCCTGCATTTAACCCTGAAGAGCATCGCGCCCCTTCCTGCGGAGAACGTGTCGCTGATTGACAGTGTTGATCGTGTCGCGGCCGCCGATCTTTATGCCCGGGTGGATTCCCCTTCCATGGATTCCTCTCGTAAGGACGGTTATGCGGTTATTTCCCATGAGGTCGCCGAAGCGACAGTCGAAAATCCCGTCCGGCTGCAAGTACTGGGTTTCATGGCTGCTGGCGGAGAGAATGACATTCAGGTCAAACCAGGGACAACGGTGAGGGTCTTGACAGGAGCCCGCATCCCTGAAGGGGCCGATGCCGTGGTGGCCGAAGAATATGTTAAAAAGGGAAACTCGGATGTGCTGATAGAATATATTGCCGAACCCAAGAATATTTTGAAACGCGGCAGCGATGTAGCAAGGGGAAAGTGCATCCTCCAGACCGGCCAGCAGATATCGCCTGTGACAGCAGGTCTCCTGGCAGCGGCAGGACATAGCAGGATTCCTGTCTTCAGGAATCCTGTTGTCGGAATCCTCGGGACTGGCGATGAAATTGTCAAACCAGGGGAACCCCTGACGGAGGGGAAACTCTATGCAAGCAACATCATGACCCTTGCGGGATGGTGTCGTCGCCACGGGATGAAAAGCCGTGTCGATATCGTCAGGGATGATCCCGTGTCCCTTTTCCGCGCCTTGACAACTCTGGCCGACGAAACAGACGCCATAATCACGAGCGGAGGGGCATGGGTGGGTGACCATGACCTGGTGGCACAGGTCCTTGAAGAGCTCGGATGGGAAAAGGTCTTCCACCGGATTCGCATGGGACCCGGGAAGGCCGTCGGTTTCGGAATGCTGAATAAAAAACCCGTGTTCCTTCTGGCCGGTGGACCGCCCTCCAACTTGATGGGTTTTCTGCAGATCGCTCTTCCCGGCATCCTTGCCCTTTCCGGTCACGCAAACCCGGGCCTGCCGAGAATCTCTGCCACGCTTGCCTCGGATATCACCGAGGGGGATCCTGATTGGACGGATTTTTTCTTCGGCACCCTTGAATGCAAAGAAGGATTGCCGAGCTTCAATCCCATGGAGAAGCGCAGCCGTTTGAACTCCCTGGCTGAAGCCACTGCAGTGGCCTCCATACCGGAAGGACAGGATGCTCTGCCAGCGGGATCTGTTCTTCCCGTTCAGTTGTTAATATAG
- a CDS encoding molybdopterin biosynthesis protein has translation MSKNRKFYLEDIPLDEAWRRFIAAMESSGLWKALPGEDLPLEEALGRVTAVPVWATLSSPGYHASAMDGYAVRSMDTLGATETAPKRLRIGPDRQAEYVDTGDPLPSWADAIIQIEHTQHIDEEADEFIEIQASVAPWTAVRPMGEDMVATELVLPANRLLKPVDLGALAGCGHATVSVRRRPRVAVIPTGTELVTVEQAAQEGLKSGDIIEYNSLVLSSQVRQWGGEPTRYPIVVDDYERIRETVREAAAIHDLVLVNAGSSAGSEDFTSSIVEELGTLLVHGVAIRPGHPVVLGTVTDRKTPIIGVPGYPVSCALTGEIFVEPLLSHWLGVPSKEKPKLKATISRKLLSPMGEDEWVRVTVGRVGERTVAAPLSRGAGVITSLVRADGIVRIPRFSEGVEAGREVNVELYRDPSDIDRTIVHIGSHDLCLDMLSQYLADAGRLFSSANAGSLGGLMALRRGDAHLAASHLLDPATGEYNISYVKQYLPNIPVVLMTFLHREQGLIIAPGNPRGIQGLSDLVRDDVRYVNRQRGAGTRVLLDYHLNKLGIEPERVKGYRREEYTHLAVAVAVQSGAADCGLGIASAAHALQLDFLPFEKERYDLVIPRIYYESDLLQPLLDLIHGPVLRRVVNELPGYDTTSMGTIVV, from the coding sequence ATGAGCAAGAACAGGAAATTTTATCTCGAAGACATTCCGCTGGATGAGGCATGGCGTCGGTTTATCGCCGCCATGGAGAGTTCCGGCCTGTGGAAGGCGCTTCCCGGCGAGGATCTGCCTCTGGAGGAAGCGCTGGGGCGCGTGACGGCAGTGCCCGTGTGGGCTACCCTTTCTTCTCCCGGGTATCACGCCAGCGCCATGGACGGTTATGCCGTCCGTTCGATGGACACCCTCGGCGCCACCGAGACAGCACCGAAACGTCTGCGTATCGGCCCCGACAGGCAGGCCGAATACGTCGATACGGGAGATCCGCTCCCTTCCTGGGCCGACGCCATCATCCAGATTGAACATACTCAGCACATCGACGAAGAAGCCGATGAATTCATCGAGATCCAGGCCAGCGTTGCCCCCTGGACGGCGGTTCGGCCCATGGGGGAGGATATGGTTGCCACTGAACTGGTGCTGCCGGCCAATCGTCTGCTCAAACCGGTGGATCTGGGCGCCCTGGCCGGGTGTGGACACGCAACCGTCAGCGTTCGCCGCCGGCCACGTGTGGCGGTTATCCCGACGGGCACGGAACTGGTGACAGTCGAACAGGCCGCACAGGAAGGTCTGAAGTCCGGCGACATCATCGAATACAACTCCCTCGTGCTGTCTTCCCAGGTGCGCCAGTGGGGCGGCGAACCGACGCGGTACCCGATTGTTGTCGACGATTATGAACGCATTCGGGAAACGGTCCGCGAAGCGGCAGCCATCCATGACCTCGTTCTCGTCAATGCCGGCTCATCGGCGGGGAGTGAAGACTTCACGTCAAGCATTGTCGAGGAACTGGGAACCCTTCTCGTTCACGGCGTGGCGATCCGTCCGGGACATCCCGTTGTCCTCGGCACCGTGACGGACCGCAAAACGCCCATCATCGGCGTACCCGGCTATCCCGTTTCCTGCGCCCTGACCGGGGAAATATTCGTGGAACCGCTGCTTTCCCATTGGCTCGGGGTGCCCTCAAAGGAAAAGCCCAAACTCAAGGCAACCATCAGCCGCAAGCTCCTCTCACCGATGGGTGAGGACGAATGGGTGCGGGTCACCGTCGGCCGGGTGGGCGAACGAACCGTGGCTGCGCCCCTTTCCCGTGGGGCGGGGGTCATCACCTCCCTGGTCCGTGCGGACGGAATCGTCCGCATCCCGCGTTTTTCGGAGGGAGTCGAGGCCGGGCGGGAAGTCAACGTCGAGCTGTACCGGGATCCCTCCGATATCGACCGCACCATCGTCCACATCGGCAGTCACGATCTCTGCCTTGACATGCTGTCCCAGTACCTGGCTGATGCCGGCCGCCTCTTCTCGAGCGCCAACGCCGGCAGTCTCGGCGGACTGATGGCCCTGCGCCGCGGGGATGCGCATCTGGCCGCGTCCCATCTCCTGGACCCTGCAACGGGGGAATACAATATTTCCTATGTGAAGCAATATCTGCCCAACATTCCCGTGGTGCTGATGACCTTCCTGCATCGCGAGCAGGGGCTGATCATCGCGCCGGGCAACCCCAGGGGAATCCAGGGACTGTCAGACCTGGTGCGGGACGATGTGCGCTATGTCAACCGCCAGCGTGGGGCCGGCACCCGGGTCTTGCTTGATTACCATCTGAACAAGCTGGGAATTGAACCTGAAAGGGTAAAGGGTTACCGCCGCGAAGAGTATACCCACCTGGCCGTTGCCGTTGCCGTTCAATCGGGCGCGGCGGACTGCGGACTTGGCATTGCGTCAGCGGCGCATGCCCTTCAGCTGGATTTTCTTCCTTTTGAGAAGGAACGCTACGATCTGGTCATCCCCCGCATTTATTACGAGAGCGATCTGCTTCAGCCGCTCCTCGACCTGATTCATGGTCCGGTCCTGCGGCGGGTCGTGAATGAACTGCCGGGCTATGACACGACCTCCATGGGGACCATCGTTGTATGA
- the glp gene encoding molybdopterin molybdotransferase MoeA, producing the protein MPEMFTVLPPAEALKVLFDHLPLEIREESIATAEALDRVLAGELTAPSSLPSFPRSTMDGYAVRAEDTFGATESLPAYLTLIGEVPMGHASALAVGPAQAAVVFTGGMIPPGADAVVMVERTQKLDAETIEVLRAVAPGENVIHVGEDIQEGEPLFAAGHILRPQDLGGLMALGITDVRVAARPHVAIVSTGDEVVPPEQEPGPGQVRDINTYTIAGLVARAGGVPEIKGIIKDDYSSLLSAARSALEAADALVISAGSSVSTRDLTSDVMNELGKPGVLVHGVAVRPGKPTILGVCNGKPTIGLPGNPVSAMVVAGLFLTPLLQRMQGLKNPPAQRRETARLAHNISSVPGREDYVQVRLVEREDQLWAEPVFGKSNLIYTMVKAEGMVCVPLDSNGLHQGEQVEVELF; encoded by the coding sequence ATGCCGGAAATGTTCACGGTGCTTCCGCCCGCGGAGGCGCTCAAAGTACTGTTCGATCACCTTCCCCTGGAGATCAGGGAGGAAAGCATTGCAACAGCTGAAGCGCTTGACCGCGTGCTGGCCGGAGAATTGACTGCTCCATCCTCGCTCCCGTCTTTTCCCCGCAGTACAATGGATGGTTATGCCGTACGCGCCGAGGATACTTTCGGTGCAACAGAATCATTGCCCGCATATCTTACCTTGATTGGCGAAGTCCCAATGGGTCATGCGTCCGCACTGGCGGTCGGTCCGGCTCAGGCAGCCGTTGTCTTTACAGGCGGGATGATTCCACCCGGGGCTGACGCCGTCGTTATGGTGGAACGGACGCAGAAGCTCGATGCGGAAACGATCGAAGTGCTGCGGGCCGTTGCGCCGGGAGAGAACGTCATTCATGTCGGCGAAGATATACAGGAAGGAGAGCCGTTGTTCGCCGCGGGGCATATCCTCCGCCCCCAGGATCTCGGCGGATTGATGGCACTGGGCATCACGGATGTCCGGGTGGCGGCCAGACCCCATGTGGCGATTGTCTCCACCGGCGACGAAGTTGTCCCACCGGAACAGGAACCCGGCCCCGGCCAGGTACGGGATATCAACACCTATACCATCGCCGGCCTTGTGGCCCGCGCAGGGGGAGTTCCCGAGATTAAGGGGATCATAAAAGACGATTACTCATCCCTTCTTTCCGCAGCGCGTTCGGCCCTGGAGGCTGCGGATGCGCTGGTGATTTCCGCGGGGTCCTCCGTTTCGACGCGCGATCTTACATCAGACGTCATGAACGAACTGGGAAAACCGGGCGTCTTGGTCCACGGCGTCGCCGTTCGGCCCGGAAAACCGACCATCCTGGGGGTCTGCAACGGCAAGCCGACCATCGGCCTTCCGGGCAACCCCGTCAGTGCAATGGTTGTGGCCGGGCTGTTCCTGACACCGCTGCTGCAGCGGATGCAAGGCCTGAAAAATCCGCCGGCCCAGCGGAGAGAAACGGCCAGACTCGCTCACAACATCTCTTCCGTCCCGGGACGTGAAGATTACGTGCAGGTCCGGCTGGTCGAACGGGAAGATCAACTCTGGGCCGAACCGGTTTTCGGCAAATCGAACCTGATTTACACCATGGTAAAGGCGGAGGGGATGGTATGCGTACCGCTCGATTCCAATGGTCTGCACCAGGGCGAGCAAGTTGAAGTGGAGTTATTCTGA
- a CDS encoding pyridoxamine 5'-phosphate oxidase family protein, translated as MFFGKKENISTLEEVLESSWKLLHYGVRDFREPFHQFTLTTMESDKPQARIVIIRAFSEKDRSLICHCDVRGSKISQIRDNPNVGLLFYDAERWLQLRFSGTASVHTNDEMADCQWEQVRLSHRINYCAEIPPGSHIEKPTSGIPDFIRDKVLKSLDVPAARKNFATIVCRFDEMDWLLLKLTGHIRAKFQWGNDSTVKASWVIP; from the coding sequence ATGTTCTTTGGAAAAAAGGAAAACATCTCAACGCTGGAAGAGGTGCTTGAATCAAGCTGGAAACTTCTCCATTACGGCGTCCGTGACTTCAGGGAACCGTTTCACCAGTTCACCCTTACTACCATGGAAAGCGATAAGCCCCAGGCACGGATCGTCATCATAAGGGCATTTTCTGAAAAAGACCGGTCATTGATTTGCCATTGCGATGTTCGAGGGTCCAAGATTTCGCAGATCCGGGATAATCCCAATGTCGGCTTGCTGTTTTATGATGCTGAAAGATGGCTGCAGTTACGCTTTTCCGGAACCGCCTCAGTTCATACCAACGATGAAATGGCTGATTGCCAATGGGAGCAGGTACGCCTGTCTCATCGGATCAACTACTGCGCCGAAATTCCACCCGGTTCACACATCGAAAAACCGACTTCGGGCATACCGGATTTTATCCGAGATAAGGTACTGAAATCGCTTGATGTTCCAGCGGCCCGCAAAAACTTCGCCACCATTGTCTGCCGCTTCGATGAAATGGACTGGCTGCTGTTGAAATTGACGGGACACATCCGGGCAAAATTTCAGTGGGGAAATGATTCTACGGTGAAGGCATCGTGGGTAATTCCCTGA
- the fdhD gene encoding formate dehydrogenase accessory sulfurtransferase FdhD yields MTTPGLKPAKVHKLEQGQILSADVLLIIEKELPIIVNGEHLATASVTPSMEREFVAGYLFGQGFIESAEEISSLEIAEKGAFVVLANAAPLTNRKEKTSYRIVSGGGRTAYFETSDLPRIDSDFKIAKEDIFRAMDLLFEKASLYQQTGGAHSAALFDGKCNLLCVMEDIGRHNTLDKIIGYALLNRIDCTQTFMVSTGRMASEMIMKIGRAGIPLVATKTAVTDKGREIGEKCGLTVIGSARSVGSKLYKDMGVSHITEKAEMKIYTCADRVL; encoded by the coding sequence ATGACGACGCCTGGATTAAAACCCGCTAAAGTCCACAAGCTGGAACAAGGACAAATTCTCTCTGCCGATGTTCTCCTCATCATCGAAAAAGAACTGCCGATTATCGTTAACGGTGAACATCTGGCCACCGCTTCGGTGACTCCCTCGATGGAGAGGGAGTTCGTAGCCGGATATCTCTTCGGGCAGGGCTTTATCGAAAGCGCCGAAGAAATATCCTCCTTGGAAATTGCGGAAAAAGGCGCCTTCGTTGTCCTGGCCAATGCGGCTCCGCTCACGAACCGCAAGGAAAAGACCAGCTACCGCATCGTCTCCGGCGGCGGCCGGACGGCCTATTTTGAAACCTCTGATCTCCCCCGCATCGATTCCGATTTTAAAATCGCCAAAGAAGATATCTTCCGGGCAATGGATCTCCTCTTTGAAAAGGCTTCGCTTTACCAGCAGACGGGGGGGGCGCATTCCGCGGCCCTTTTCGATGGAAAGTGCAATCTGCTCTGCGTCATGGAAGACATCGGCCGGCATAATACGCTGGATAAGATCATCGGTTACGCCCTCCTGAACCGTATCGACTGCACTCAGACCTTCATGGTCTCCACCGGCCGCATGGCTTCGGAAATGATCATGAAAATCGGACGAGCCGGAATTCCCCTGGTCGCTACCAAGACAGCCGTCACGGACAAAGGGCGTGAGATCGGGGAGAAATGCGGATTGACTGTAATCGGTTCCGCCCGCAGCGTCGGTTCAAAATTGTACAAGGATATGGGAGTCAGCCATATTACCGAGAAGGCAGAAATGAAGATTTATACCTGTGCGGACAGGGTCCTGTAA
- a CDS encoding formate dehydrogenase accessory sulfurtransferase FdhD, producing the protein MDSKILEEVSCIRADGEIIPTRERIIRETALTVFVDGRHFATAMIMAALEKEYVIGNLYVQGRIENAADIVAFELEDNIAQLELRKGIEPHPLPREIRSSLKIRSEDVADCVQAILTSPIFEETGAVHSAGLFLNGRETVSIAEDLGRHNALDKVIGAALLKNIDFSNVLATSTGRQPTEMILKCLHAGIPIIATKGVPTSLGVELAEKVGITIVGMVRKNSMIVYSHPERILCP; encoded by the coding sequence ATGGACAGCAAAATCCTGGAAGAGGTATCGTGTATCCGTGCTGACGGGGAAATCATCCCCACCCGCGAGAGAATCATCAGGGAGACGGCGCTGACCGTTTTTGTGGATGGTCGGCATTTTGCCACGGCCATGATCATGGCTGCGCTGGAGAAGGAGTATGTCATCGGCAATCTCTATGTCCAGGGACGAATCGAGAACGCCGCGGACATTGTCGCATTCGAGCTCGAAGATAATATCGCCCAGCTGGAACTCAGGAAAGGTATCGAGCCGCACCCCCTGCCCCGGGAAATACGCTCCAGCCTGAAGATCCGCAGTGAAGACGTCGCCGATTGCGTCCAGGCCATCCTGACCTCGCCGATATTCGAGGAAACCGGGGCCGTTCATTCCGCAGGGCTCTTTCTAAATGGTAGAGAAACCGTCTCCATCGCCGAAGATCTGGGCCGACACAACGCACTGGATAAGGTGATCGGTGCTGCTTTATTGAAGAATATCGATTTCTCCAACGTCCTGGCTACTTCCACGGGTCGACAGCCAACGGAAATGATTTTGAAATGCCTCCATGCAGGCATCCCCATCATTGCCACGAAGGGTGTGCCCACCTCTCTGGGCGTGGAGCTGGCGGAAAAAGTGGGGATCACCATCGTGGGTATGGTCAGGAAGAATTCCATGATCGTGTACTCCCATCCGGAAAGGATCTTATGTCCATGA